GGTGTCGCTGCGCCGCGGCGGTTCTGCGGTCTGAGCCATTGACGTATCTGCGCCATTGACGTAGCCACCTGGCCGTGGTTATTCTCGAAACGCATGCGTTTACGGCCGCAATCCTCGAACTGCTATCGGATGAGGAATACCGGCTGCTTCAGGCCGCGCTCGTTGCTCGTCCCGATGCGGGGCGCCTTATCCGGGGTACTGGAGGACTGCGGAAGGTCCGCTGGGCGGCAAAAGGACACGGCAAGCGGGGTGGTGTCCGCGTCATCTATTACTGTCACGTTGCGGGGGACCGGCTGCTGATGCTCTTGGCATATGCAAAGAGCCAGCAGGGTGATCTGACGCCGCGCCAGCGCGCCATCCTGCGCAAGATCGTCGAGACGGAGTACCCATGAAAGAAGAACTGTTTCACGAATTGCTGGAGAGCGTGCGAGAGGGCGGCGCGATCTTGCGGGGCGAGAGGAAGCCGTCGCGAGCCTTTGAGTACGCGGAGGAGAATGTGCGCTCGGTCCGCGAGCGTTACGGCCTCAGCCAAGCGAAGTTCGCCGCCCTGATGGGCATCAGCGTGGCGACGCTGCGGAACTGGGAACAGGGTCGCAGGCAGCCGGAAGGAAGCGCTCGCGTGCTGCTCCGTGTCGTCGCGCGGCACCCGAGCGCGGTGCTCGATGTCGTCGGGACATCGGCCCGCGGGCCGAGCAAGCGGCTGCAGGCGACGGCGGCGAGAGCCTCCAGCTTGGGGCGCCGCCGCGCCTGAGAAGGTGTGAAAAAATCGAAACGCTCTAGTACTAGCGATATCGCTATGCTACGAAATCCCCCGCTACCATGGGCTACGTCAGCCGAGTGCAGGTTATTCAGCGCGGGGACAAGAACCGGCAGTACTACCTGATCTGCCCTGCCCCGTTGGCGGCGGCGCTGGAGTTGGAGAAGGGCGAGGAGATCGAGTGGGTGGTGGAGGATAAACACACGCTGATCATCCGTCGCCCCAGTGGCGAGTCACGACGCGCACGGAGGAAGGGATGAGTGGCAGCGAGGGGGTGTGCGAGGGAAGTCCGCGGTTGAAACCGATCAACCGCCGCCAGCTGTTGCTGCGACCGGTGGACGTGGAGA
The Candidatus Binatia bacterium genome window above contains:
- a CDS encoding helix-turn-helix domain-containing protein; protein product: MKEELFHELLESVREGGAILRGERKPSRAFEYAEENVRSVRERYGLSQAKFAALMGISVATLRNWEQGRRQPEGSARVLLRVVARHPSAVLDVVGTSARGPSKRLQATAARASSLGRRRA
- a CDS encoding type II toxin-antitoxin system RelE/ParE family toxin, producing the protein MVILETHAFTAAILELLSDEEYRLLQAALVARPDAGRLIRGTGGLRKVRWAAKGHGKRGGVRVIYYCHVAGDRLLMLLAYAKSQQGDLTPRQRAILRKIVETEYP